The Octadecabacter arcticus 238 genome contains a region encoding:
- a CDS encoding glutamate--cysteine ligase, protein MSIPQTGGGPIEHHDQLAQYLADGCKPKADWRIGTEHEKFGYCKDTHKPLPFSGKRSIEAVLGGLRDRYGWAPVTEGGFLIGLEKDGANVSLEPGGALELSGAPVESIHQTCDEVNVHLAEVKSIADEIGVGFIGLGAAPAWSHDEMPLMPKGRYKLMDAYMDKVGTSGKMMMRRTCTVQVNLDFSSEPDMIQKMRVAIALQPVATALFANSPFFDGKPNDHKSWRARIWRHLDDARTGMLPFVFDEDFGFERYVEYMLDVPMYFVYRDGKYVDALGQSFRDFLRGQLPALPGETPTLSDWADHLTTAFPEARLKQFIEMRGADGGPWRRLCALPAFWVGLTYDQVALDAAYDLCKNWDTETREQWRVAASVDGLQAKVGGQSMHDIARECINIAELGLKNRAMPGAGGMVPDETHFLNALKDSVETGKTPADELLEQYHGAWGGDLSKIYGKFSY, encoded by the coding sequence GACGGGTGTAAGCCCAAAGCCGATTGGCGCATTGGCACCGAGCATGAAAAATTTGGTTACTGCAAAGACACCCATAAACCACTGCCATTTTCGGGCAAACGATCCATCGAAGCGGTTCTAGGCGGTCTGCGTGACCGCTATGGCTGGGCCCCTGTCACCGAGGGTGGGTTTCTGATCGGTCTTGAAAAAGACGGCGCGAACGTGTCGCTGGAACCTGGCGGCGCGTTGGAATTGTCCGGCGCACCAGTGGAATCGATCCATCAGACGTGTGACGAAGTGAACGTTCACCTTGCGGAAGTGAAATCGATCGCGGACGAGATTGGCGTTGGCTTTATTGGCCTAGGCGCTGCCCCCGCTTGGTCGCATGACGAAATGCCACTGATGCCTAAGGGCCGCTATAAGCTGATGGATGCCTATATGGACAAGGTCGGTACGTCGGGCAAAATGATGATGCGCCGGACCTGCACCGTGCAAGTGAACCTCGATTTTTCGTCCGAACCCGACATGATCCAGAAAATGCGCGTCGCGATTGCGTTGCAGCCCGTGGCGACTGCGTTGTTTGCCAACTCGCCGTTCTTTGATGGCAAACCAAATGACCACAAAAGCTGGCGCGCCCGCATTTGGCGTCATCTGGACGATGCCCGCACAGGTATGTTGCCGTTTGTGTTCGACGAAGATTTTGGGTTCGAACGCTACGTGGAATACATGCTCGATGTGCCGATGTATTTTGTCTACCGCGATGGCAAATATGTTGACGCGCTTGGCCAGTCGTTCCGCGATTTCCTCAGGGGCCAATTGCCCGCATTGCCCGGTGAAACGCCGACGCTTTCGGATTGGGCCGATCATCTGACAACGGCCTTCCCCGAGGCCCGCCTAAAGCAATTTATCGAAATGCGCGGGGCCGATGGTGGCCCATGGCGTCGCCTGTGTGCGCTGCCCGCATTCTGGGTCGGCCTGACCTACGACCAAGTGGCTTTGGACGCCGCGTATGATCTGTGCAAAAACTGGGACACAGAAACCCGCGAGCAATGGCGTGTGGCGGCATCTGTTGATGGTTTGCAAGCCAAGGTCGGCGGCCAATCCATGCACGACATCGCCCGTGAATGCATCAATATCGCTGAACTGGGTCTGAAAAACCGCGCCATGCCGGGTGCCGGGGGCATGGTCCCTGACGAGACGCATTTCCTGAACGCGCTGAAAGACAGCGTTGAAACGGGCAAAACCCCTGCCGATGAACTGTTGGAGCAATACCATGGCGCGTGGGGTGGTGATTTGAGCAAGATTTACGGTAAATTCAGCTATTAA